In Gammaproteobacteria bacterium, the following proteins share a genomic window:
- a CDS encoding iron-sulfur cluster-binding domain-containing protein, which yields MQIRHENDNVYTLVLKPQKKWQGFQAGQFISITTEINGRFLTRTFSISSAPAQFIQDRTIELTIQKQNHGKATPFLGNLLKRGDKVSISKAQGDFVISENSGAKLFIAGGSGITPIKSLIMTLAKQSDNPASLLYYASNGKHLFKDELLTIASNHKNIKIHLIDSSVEGRICREHLKKYCADFQNREVYICGPGSMIQFTNDLLSKDLPPDQIHHEYFGTPPTYDINAEQQGTVFFEKSETKVSGLSSPIKTLLELAESKGLKPKSSCRMGVCHQCVCKKTSGVIYNILTKTYSDSGAQNIQPCVSVAIGDVNVEL from the coding sequence ATGCAAATAAGACACGAAAACGATAACGTCTATACTTTAGTTTTAAAGCCGCAAAAGAAATGGCAAGGCTTTCAGGCTGGGCAATTTATTTCCATAACAACAGAAATTAACGGAAGATTTTTAACCCGAACATTCAGCATTTCCTCTGCACCAGCTCAGTTCATCCAAGATAGAACGATTGAACTAACCATACAGAAACAGAATCATGGCAAAGCGACACCTTTTCTGGGAAATCTTCTAAAGCGAGGAGATAAAGTGAGCATTTCTAAAGCTCAGGGTGATTTCGTTATCTCAGAAAATTCAGGTGCAAAACTTTTTATTGCCGGTGGCAGCGGAATCACCCCGATTAAAAGTCTCATCATGACTTTAGCAAAACAATCCGATAACCCTGCAAGTTTGCTTTATTATGCTAGTAACGGAAAACATTTATTCAAAGATGAATTATTAACAATAGCTTCAAATCATAAAAATATCAAAATACACTTGATTGACAGTTCTGTTGAGGGAAGAATTTGTAGGGAACATTTGAAGAAATACTGTGCTGATTTTCAAAATCGCGAAGTTTATATTTGCGGACCAGGCTCGATGATTCAATTCACCAACGATTTACTTAGCAAGGACTTGCCTCCAGATCAAATTCATCATGAGTATTTCGGCACACCTCCGACTTATGATATTAATGCCGAACAACAAGGAACAGTATTTTTTGAAAAATCAGAAACTAAAGTATCAGGACTCAGTTCTCCAATAAAAACACTGCTTGAATTAGCAGAATCCAAAGGCCTTAAACCTAAAAGTTCATGCCGTATGGGCGTTTGTCATCAATGTGTTTGTAAAAAAACCAGTGGAGTAATTTACAACATTCTGACTAAAACATACTCCGATTCCGGTGCTCAAAATATCCAACCCTGTGTTTCTGTCGCCATTGGCGATGTGAATGTGGAGCTATAA